Sequence from the Bacillus sp. es.036 genome:
TTAGCGCTGGAAAATGGACGCGTTCTTTCGAAGAATCAGGGTCCTCCCCGTTCACTGCCGCTACGTGCAAAAGTCCGTAGTAGCGTTCATTTTCTTTTGGAGGACGCACCTTACCAGAAACGCGATCCCCGTTACGAAGGTCAAATCTGCGAATTTGAGATGCCGAGATATAAATGTCTTCTGCGCTTGGCGAGTAGTTGATCGGGCGAAGGAAACCAAATCCTTCAGACGAAATAATTTCAAGAATCCCTTCCATGAACAGAAGTCCTGATTGCTCTGCCTGGGCTTTTAAAATAGCGAAAACAAGCTCTCGTTTGTTTAACTTACTATAGTAAGAGACTTTGTATAATCGAGCCTGTTCATAAAGCTCTTTTAATGTCATTTGTTCTAGTTCTGATATATTTACTGCCATGTTGACACCACACTTTTTAAATGATTATGGGTTTTACCCAAATGATTGGAAAATGAAATAAGTGCACAAAAGGTTCATTCAAACAACAGAGGTATGTTGTGTACAGATCGTCCTTTTGATTATGAATAATAAAGAAAGAGAGAAAGAGTTTGTTGAGACCCTGTGAGAGGCTAGTATGTGATCCATTCAGGAATCTCTTAAGTGAGAGTAGAGGAAGTGCACAACGAAGGTGTTGCTTAGCAATCGTTACTCTTGAACATGTTCTTCTTTAATGATTTTTGGCTCATTTTCGCCATTAACTAAATCGGGACAAGTGGTCCACTACGCGAATGACGACATTTGAGCCAAAAATCAACTTTTCCACTCAACGATGTTGAGCGAATAGTAATAGGAAATAATACAGCACCTTATAGTTTTACCAGATTCCTAAAAAATATTCAACATGAAATGATACTTGTGGTGTTGAATCATGTACGTCTAATGAACTTTTAAGAACGAATGACAAGGTCTGGTTTCTTTTTTAAACTGTGTTTTCCGTCTATAAAGCGAACAGTACCGGACTTTGCGCGCATAACAACCGATTGGGTCGTACCAGAAGTTCCCTGGAATCTAACACCCTTTAATAATTCGCCATCTGTCACGCCAGTTGCCGCAAAAATGGCATCTTCCCCTTTTACGAGATCCTCCATGTAAAGAACGCGGGAAACATCATGAATTCCCATCTCGTTACATCGTTTCAACTCTTCTTCATTTTGAGGGAGAAGTTTACCCTGTATTTCTCCACCGAGACATTTCAATGCAACGGCTGCAAGTACACCTTCAGGGGCACCACCAGACCCAAATAAAATATCAACGCCTGTGTCATCAAAGGCCGTGTTAATTGCCGCTGCCACATCTCCATCAGAAATAAGCTTAATTCTAGCGCCTGCAGCACGAACTTCTTCTATAATCTTTTCGTGCCGTTTGCGGTCTAATATGACCGCCACACAGTCTTCAATTTCTTTTCCTTTCGCTTCAGCAACCGCCTTCAAATTATCGTAAACGGAAGCGTTAATATCGATTTTGCCAACCGCTCTCGGTCCGACCGCAATTTTGTCCATGTACATGTCAGGTGCATGCAGCAAATTGCCGTGATCAGCTACCGCTAACACAGCGAGTGCATTCCACGTTCCTGCTGCTACGATATTGGTTCCTTCAAGAGGATCAACCGCGACGTCTACGCGGGGACCATAACCAGTTCCAAGTTTTTCACCGATATAAAGCATCGGGGCTTCATCCATTTCCCCTTCCCCGATAACCACCGTTCCCTTCATCGGTACCGTGTCAAACACATCCCGCATTGCCGTGGTCGCGGCATCATCAGCTTCTTCTTTCTTGCCTCTTCCCATCCAGCGTGCTGAAGCGAGCGCAGCAGCTTCTGTGACTCTGACAAGTTCCATCGTTAAACTTCTTTCCATCATGCTTTCCTCCCCCGGGGTGCGCAACGTTAGTAAAACGCTTTCAAAATAGAGATAACAGAATGGTGGTTTTCACCACCATTTCTGCTAATTTAAGAACTTTCTACTTCTTTCAACTCTTCTTGGTCTAATTTCTCACGCCAAACCCGCGCACCAAGATTGCTAAGCTTCTCAACGAGTCGCTCATAGCCACGATCAATGTGCTCCAGTCCTGAGACTTCCGTGACGCCTTCAGCCATTAGGCCAGCGACAACAAGGGCTGCACCAGCACGTAGATCTGAAGCACGCACCTTTGCTCCCTGGAGCTTCACAGCGCCATTAATTATGGCAGAACGTCCTTCAACCTTAACGTTCGCACCCATTCGACGTAGTTCATCGATATGTTTGAATCTTGCACTATAGATCGTATCGGTTACAATACTGCTACCTTCAGCATTTGTTAAGAGCGAAGTAAACGGCTGCTGAAGATCGGTTGGGAAGCCTGGATAAACAAGGGTTTTAAGATCAACGCCTTTCCAACCTTCACGCGGCGAACGAATAAAAACTTGATCTTCATTTGTCTCGACTTGTACACCCATCTCACGTAGTTTCGCAATAAGCGATTCTAAGTGCTGAGAAATAACATTGTCGATCACAACTTCATCACCCATCGCAGCTGCCATGATCATATATGTTCCTGCCTCAATGCGGTCAGGAATAATGGAATGATAGCAGCCGGTTAGCTCGTCCACGCCGTCAATTCGAATAACGTCCGTTCCAGCCCCTTTAATCTTTGCGCCCATGCTTGATAAAAGTGTGGCAACGTCAATGATTTCAGGTTCTTTAGCTGCATTTTCAATCACGGTACGACCTTTCGCACGAACCGCTGCAAGCATAATGTTAATCGTCGCTCCAACGCTTACAACATCAAGGTAAATGCGAGCGCCTCTTAGTTCATCTGCACGAAGGTAAATGGCCCCTTGTTCATTCGTTACTTTTGCGCCAAGCGCTTCAAATCCTTTAATATGCTGGTCAATCGGACGTGGTCCAAGATTACATCCGCCCGGAAGTCCGATAACCGCCTTGTTAAAACGACCTAACATCGCACCCATTAAATAATAAGAAGCACGTAGCTTCTTTACTTTGCCATTCGGCAGCGGCATCGCAATCATATCTTTAGGATTTACAGTTAATGTATTTCCATTTAGCTCAGCTTGTCCCCCGATTTCCTCAAGCAAATCACGGAGAATCCCAACGTCAGAAATGTTCGGCAAGTGATCAATAGTGACAGTGGAATCTGCTAGAATAGCCGCCGGGATTAATGCTACCGCACTATTCTTGGCCCCGCTCACCTGAACGGTTCCACTTAAACGGTGGCCTCCAGCGATCATCAACTTTTCCATAACGGTCTCCCTTCTTCGTCCGCATCGTATGTTCCTCATTCTGTCATGATACTTCATAAGAATAGTATGGGCAAAAACAGGAAGTTCATGCCAATTCGTTCATTTTATTCGTTTGCTTTTTTCGCTTCTTCCCAATCAGTAAGGAATTGATCTATTCCTTTGTCTGTTAGCGGGTGCTCAAGCATCTGAAGCACGACTTTCAACGGCATTGTGCCAATGTCAGCTCCGCGCAGGGCAGCTTCTGTTACGTGCATAGGGTGACGAATCGATGCAGCAATGATTTCAGTTTCGATGCCATGCACCGCGAACAGTTCAGAGATTTCAGAGATAAGATCAAGACCATTTTGACCGATATCATCAAGACGACCAAGGAATGGTGAGACGTAAGAAGCACCAGCTCGTGCTGCAAGCAATGCCTGGTTCGCAGAGAAAACAAGCGTTACGTTAGTCTTAATACCAGCTTCAGAGAATGCTTTAACTGCTTTCATTCCTTCACGGTTCATTGGTACTTTCACTGTAATGTTTGGAGCGATTTCAGCAAGCTGTTTACCTTCTTCAATCATTTCCTCAGCTGTAGTGGAAACCACTTCAGCACTAACCGATCCAGCTACAAGGCTAGTAATTTCACGAAGACGATCGTGAAAATTCACTTTCTCTTTCATAACGAGGGACGGATTCGTTGTTACACCTGAAACGATACCCATATCATGTGCTTCTTTAATGTCAGTTAAGTTTGCGGAATCTATGAAAATTTTCATTGCATTCGTCCTCCTTTAATTTAGAAAGCGTTTACGAGAAAAATTTTAACATATTTTGTTTTGCGTTAGCAGATTTGGTTGTAAATAAATGAAAAATAGTCGCAAGGTAGTAGGTAGGGGATTAAAAAACGGAAATCAGAAACCGCTCATAATAGAGCGGTTTTGATGATCCGATTTTAAGAAGATTATGCTTTGTTTGAAGAACCGAATTCACGCATTTTGCCAATTACTGTTTCTTTAATTGCATCGCGTGCAGGTCCCATGTATTTACGAGGATCGTAAAGATCTGGCTTTTCTTCAAGTACAGAACGAACTGCTTTAGCAGAAGAAATTTGGCTCTCCGTGTTAACGTTGATCTTAGCATGTCCAAATTTGATCGCTTTTTTAACGTCAGCTGTTGGAATACCAGTACCACCGTGAAGAACGAGAGGAACACCAGTCATTTTGCTGATTGTTTCCATGCGGTCGAATCCTAGGTTAGGTTCACCTTTGTAAGGACCGTGTACAGAACCAAGTGCAGGTGCGAAGCAGTCTACACCAGTTTCATTGATAAGGCGCTCACACTCTTCAGGAATCGCGTAAGCAGCATCAGCGTCTTCAACCACAAGATCGTCTTCTTGTCCGCCGATACGTCCAAGCTCAGCTTCTACAGAAACACCAACTGCATGTGCAGCTTCCACTACTTTAGAAGTAAGTGCGATGTTTTCGTCTAGAGGGTAGTGAGAACCATCGATCATAACAGAAGTGAATCCAGCATTGATTGCTTGCATACACTTCTCGAAGCTAGAACCGTGGTCAAGGTGGATCGCAACTGGTACTGTAACCTTGTACTCTTCCATAAGCGCTTCTACAATTGTAACAATTGTTTTGAATCCGCCCATGTAACGAGCAGCACCTTCAGAAACACCAAGGATAACTGGTGATTGTTCTTCTTGTGCAGCTTGTAGGATCGCTTGAGTGAACTCAAGGTTGTTAAGGTTAAATTGGCCAACTGCGTAGCCTTCTGCTTTACCTTTTTCGAGCATTTCTTTCATAGAAACTAAAGGCATGATAAATCCTCCTCAATCTAATTTAAAATTGCCAGGTCTGACCTGGAACATCTTAATAACGAATACCTGTTATTGAAGCATGCAGATGCATCCAGAAAAAACTGTCTTCTACAAGATGGCACAAACGTGGTGTTTTTATGTATGCCACAGCTTAAGAAATTTCAGCTAATCTGAATTCATTTGGTCTACAATTTATCCAAAAACACGGTTCTATTATAGCATATCACTTCTATAATAGAAGGGGAAAAAGCCTGATTTAATAGGATTTGTTTATGTAAGCGTTACCTTTTGTTATGAAAGCGATGCTAATTCTTTTTTGACTGTTGCTCGAATCTCATCGATGTCAAAAGGCTTCGCAAAATGCGTTATTGCCCCTAAGTCCATCGCTTCATGGATCATGTCTAATTCGCCATATGCCGTCATGATGATAACAAGCGCTCTTGCTTCCATTTTTTTGATTCGCTTTAAAATCTCTAGCCCATCCATTCCTGGGATTTTCATATCGAGAATAACTAAGTCAGGATCCTCACTTTTTACGATTGAGAGTGCTTGAACGCCGTTTGCTGCCTGGAATGTTTGATAGCCTTCTTTTTGAAAGATTTCGTTAAGAAGGATGCGTATACCGTATTGATCATCTACGATTAAGATTTTTTCATTCATATGTGAGCACCTACTTTTCCGTTAGTCTTATGTTTAAGTTCGCTTAAAGATCGCGAATCCCTTCCTGATTATACATTGAGGGCTGATATTCGCAAGTGTTGAACAGTTTCGTTATAATAGTGACCGGTTATACATGTAAAATGTATTCGCTCATCCCACCTCCTTTTCGCTAGCCATTCATTTGTATACCTATACCCAGATCGACACAAAATTAGCTTTCATTTTTTC
This genomic interval carries:
- the glpX gene encoding class II fructose-bisphosphatase, whose protein sequence is MERSLTMELVRVTEAAALASARWMGRGKKEEADDAATTAMRDVFDTVPMKGTVVIGEGEMDEAPMLYIGEKLGTGYGPRVDVAVDPLEGTNIVAAGTWNALAVLAVADHGNLLHAPDMYMDKIAVGPRAVGKIDINASVYDNLKAVAEAKGKEIEDCVAVILDRKRHEKIIEEVRAAGARIKLISDGDVAAAINTAFDDTGVDILFGSGGAPEGVLAAVALKCLGGEIQGKLLPQNEEELKRCNEMGIHDVSRVLYMEDLVKGEDAIFAATGVTDGELLKGVRFQGTSGTTQSVVMRAKSGTVRFIDGKHSLKKKPDLVIRS
- a CDS encoding UDP-N-acetylglucosamine 1-carboxyvinyltransferase; its protein translation is MEKLMIAGGHRLSGTVQVSGAKNSAVALIPAAILADSTVTIDHLPNISDVGILRDLLEEIGGQAELNGNTLTVNPKDMIAMPLPNGKVKKLRASYYLMGAMLGRFNKAVIGLPGGCNLGPRPIDQHIKGFEALGAKVTNEQGAIYLRADELRGARIYLDVVSVGATINIMLAAVRAKGRTVIENAAKEPEIIDVATLLSSMGAKIKGAGTDVIRIDGVDELTGCYHSIIPDRIEAGTYMIMAAAMGDEVVIDNVISQHLESLIAKLREMGVQVETNEDQVFIRSPREGWKGVDLKTLVYPGFPTDLQQPFTSLLTNAEGSSIVTDTIYSARFKHIDELRRMGANVKVEGRSAIINGAVKLQGAKVRASDLRAGAALVVAGLMAEGVTEVSGLEHIDRGYERLVEKLSNLGARVWREKLDQEELKEVESS
- the fsa gene encoding fructose-6-phosphate aldolase, whose protein sequence is MKIFIDSANLTDIKEAHDMGIVSGVTTNPSLVMKEKVNFHDRLREITSLVAGSVSAEVVSTTAEEMIEEGKQLAEIAPNITVKVPMNREGMKAVKAFSEAGIKTNVTLVFSANQALLAARAGASYVSPFLGRLDDIGQNGLDLISEISELFAVHGIETEIIAASIRHPMHVTEAALRGADIGTMPLKVVLQMLEHPLTDKGIDQFLTDWEEAKKANE
- the fba gene encoding class II fructose-1,6-bisphosphate aldolase; protein product: MPLVSMKEMLEKGKAEGYAVGQFNLNNLEFTQAILQAAQEEQSPVILGVSEGAARYMGGFKTIVTIVEALMEEYKVTVPVAIHLDHGSSFEKCMQAINAGFTSVMIDGSHYPLDENIALTSKVVEAAHAVGVSVEAELGRIGGQEDDLVVEDADAAYAIPEECERLINETGVDCFAPALGSVHGPYKGEPNLGFDRMETISKMTGVPLVLHGGTGIPTADVKKAIKFGHAKINVNTESQISSAKAVRSVLEEKPDLYDPRKYMGPARDAIKETVIGKMREFGSSNKA
- a CDS encoding response regulator, with product MNEKILIVDDQYGIRILLNEIFQKEGYQTFQAANGVQALSIVKSEDPDLVILDMKIPGMDGLEILKRIKKMEARALVIIMTAYGELDMIHEAMDLGAITHFAKPFDIDEIRATVKKELASLS